Part of the Pseudomonas lijiangensis genome is shown below.
GGATGCCAGCCAGGTGACCGACTCGGACGAAGACGTGATCATCGCGCACAACTGGGATGAACTGCGGCGTTTCATGTGGGACTACGTCGGCATCGTGCGCACCAACAAGCGCCTGCAACGCGCCCAGCATCGGGTTCGCCTGCTGCTCGACGAGATCGATGAGTTCTACAGCAACTACAAAGTCAGCCGCGACCTGATCGAGCTGCGCAATCTGGCGCAGGTAGCAGAATTGATGATCCGCTCGGCCATGGAGCGCAAGGAAAGCCGTGGCCTGCATTACACCCTGGATTACCCGGACATGCTGCCTCAGGCGCTGGACACTATTCTGGTACCGCCCACCTACGCGAACTGAATTTCAGGCGTACGCGCAGGCGCCGATGGGTATCCGGCGTCAGTGCGTCACGAGGGATGCAGATGCTTTGCGTACAGCGCCCGACTCGCCCCTCTTTTACGGGACGAAAGCGCAAAATGACGATCCATGGCAAAGCCAGGCTGTCACGACAGAGCTGCACAGACTGCCAGCCGCCCTGCTCGCTCCATAACTGCCACCCCTTGCGATTACGCCGCAAGGCCGTCACTGCCGTGGGGTGACTGAGCAGGATCGATCGGGGAACGACCCACAATCCATGGACAACACAAAGCACAGCGCCGGGAACAGAAGCCCAGCCGGGAATATCGAGGTAAAACAGGGCAACGAGCGCCAGCAACTGGGCGCTCAGGTACCCGACCAACAGCAGGCTTGAAGCCTGCCAGTGGCACTCGAAACCATCACTTGGGCTGGACACGGTCCAGAATCATGCGAACCATGCGCTGCAACTCGGGATCTTCGGACTCGGCGCGCTGCATGAACCAGCCGAACATGTCCTGATCCTCGCAAGTGAGCAGGCGACGATAAAGGTCACGATCTTCCTGATTCAATTGCGGGTAGACTTCCCGGACAAACGGCACAAGCAGCACGTCCAGTTCAAGCATGCCGCGGCGGCTGTGCCAATAAAGGCGGTTGAGTTCTACGTCTTCGACCATGGAGCGCTCCTCAAAGTAGGCCGCGAGTATACAGGCGCGAGCCGATTGAGCGAATTGCCCAATGGTCGCAGCAGTTTTCATATACCCATATTCACGACTCGGCACTATGATGTGCCCCAGACTTTTTCCTCTTGCGATGACCATGGCCCACTCAGCTTTCTTCAGCACGCTATCCCATGAGGGCATTCTTGCCGTTCGCGGCGTGGATGCCAGCAAATTCCTGCAAGGTCAACTGACCTGCAACCTCAACTACCTGAACGATGGCAAATCCAGCCTGGGTGCCCGCTGCACACAAAAAGGCCGCATGCAGTCGAGTTTCCGCATCGTGCTCGAAGGCGATGGCTGCCTGCTGGCAATGGCCAGCGAGCTGATCGAACCGCAACTGCTGGACCTGAAAAAATATGCGGTCTTCTCCAAATCCAAGCTGACCGACGAGAGCGCCGCCTGGGTGCGTTTCGGCCTGCAGGATGGCGATGGCGCCCTGGTCAGCCTCGGGCTGGACCTGCCTCAGGACACCGACGCACTGGTGCGCGCCAACGATTTGCTTGCCATTCGCGTCTCCCCTG
Proteins encoded:
- a CDS encoding FAD assembly factor SdhE, yielding MVEDVELNRLYWHSRRGMLELDVLLVPFVREVYPQLNQEDRDLYRRLLTCEDQDMFGWFMQRAESEDPELQRMVRMILDRVQPK
- a CDS encoding protein YgfX is translated as MSSPSDGFECHWQASSLLLVGYLSAQLLALVALFYLDIPGWASVPGAVLCVVHGLWVVPRSILLSHPTAVTALRRNRKGWQLWSEQGGWQSVQLCRDSLALPWIVILRFRPVKEGRVGRCTQSICIPRDALTPDTHRRLRVRLKFSSRRWAVPE